Proteins co-encoded in one Metabacillus sp. KUDC1714 genomic window:
- a CDS encoding AraC family transcriptional regulator has translation METHKGRLLGKYLANVQLDVTIAAYTKVPITWNEDRYTTDFNKFYYIMEGEGFVKVNDETYYPKPGELYLLPSSSVQSYGTISKNTFGKYWCHFTAKIGDFDLFQLMKTPVFSKLDDFELKEKFEQLISNWQSDKLSSHFRVHSILLEIIALFIERSDHIQLKVDTSPSFNKMDIILTYIEEHLDGNLSVEDLALIANFHPNYFISVFKQFTGYSPIQYMNRRRIEKAKELLIISELTVSNISDSLGMEISYFSRLFKELTGFSPTSFRNLAKNLR, from the coding sequence ATGGAAACTCATAAAGGAAGGCTTTTGGGGAAGTATCTTGCGAATGTGCAGTTGGACGTTACAATTGCGGCTTATACGAAAGTCCCTATCACTTGGAATGAAGATCGATACACTACTGATTTTAATAAGTTCTATTACATAATGGAAGGTGAGGGATTTGTCAAAGTGAATGATGAAACGTACTATCCTAAACCTGGTGAACTTTATCTCCTCCCTTCAAGTTCTGTACAATCTTATGGAACAATCAGCAAAAATACATTCGGTAAATATTGGTGTCATTTCACTGCTAAGATCGGGGATTTTGATTTATTTCAACTGATGAAAACACCGGTATTTAGTAAACTAGATGATTTTGAACTGAAGGAAAAATTCGAGCAACTTATTTCCAATTGGCAAAGTGACAAGTTATCAAGCCATTTCCGGGTTCATTCAATATTATTGGAAATTATTGCGTTGTTTATTGAAAGAAGTGATCACATTCAATTAAAAGTGGATACATCTCCTTCTTTTAATAAAATGGATATCATTCTTACATATATAGAAGAACATTTGGATGGAAATTTATCAGTAGAAGATTTAGCATTAATAGCTAATTTCCATCCAAATTATTTCATTTCAGTTTTCAAACAATTCACTGGCTATTCTCCCATACAGTACATGAATCGAAGACGTATTGAGAAAGCCAAAGAGTTATTAATTATCAGTGAGCTTACTGTTTCTAACATTTCAGACTCGCTTGGAATGGAAATATCCTATTTTTCTCGATTGTTTAAGGAACTAACTGGATTCTCGCCAACTTCTTTTCGAAATTTGGCGAAAAATCTTAGATAA
- a CDS encoding DUF1904 family protein has product MPHIVFRGINIQQLKNISKPLLEELADICECGTDNFTFELPSSVFVFNGEETEAFPLIEVKWFERGQQIRNLFAQAVTNYLLELGLPEVEVVFTAYSEEAYYTNGKHCAE; this is encoded by the coding sequence TTGCCACATATCGTATTTCGCGGAATAAACATTCAACAATTAAAAAACATCAGTAAACCACTACTAGAAGAACTTGCAGACATTTGTGAATGTGGGACAGATAATTTCACATTCGAGCTACCAAGCTCTGTGTTTGTATTTAATGGTGAAGAAACCGAAGCATTCCCGCTTATTGAAGTGAAGTGGTTTGAGCGTGGACAACAGATCCGTAATCTATTTGCCCAAGCAGTAACAAACTATCTTCTCGAATTAGGGTTACCTGAAGTAGAGGTTGTCTTTACTGCATATTCTGAAGAAGCGTACTATACTAATGGAAAGCACTGTGCAGAATAA
- a CDS encoding FadR/GntR family transcriptional regulator: MEKRKVFDETLELVMERIKNGIWRPGQRLPTLVKLTEELNVSTSTLREVLRILEDKKIISIEHGRGIFVRKDMIYSEKAQEKISTESLFKLFEARLLLETEFAYFAAQRAFIQEIEEICHSSEKIAKHIERFESFADEDVYFHFLIAKAAHSDFLFDMFRSLEPQLLESRKYTNLIPGAIEKAAQYHLMIAQAIRDRDPDRAKLLMKSHLNDTISDINFGGKSSV; the protein is encoded by the coding sequence TTGGAAAAGAGAAAAGTTTTCGATGAGACATTGGAACTTGTAATGGAAAGAATAAAGAATGGCATATGGAGACCAGGACAACGGTTACCCACTCTTGTAAAACTTACAGAGGAACTGAACGTAAGTACATCTACTTTACGTGAGGTCTTACGAATATTAGAAGATAAAAAAATCATTTCCATTGAACATGGTCGTGGAATTTTTGTTCGAAAAGATATGATCTATTCTGAAAAAGCTCAAGAAAAAATAAGTACAGAATCCCTCTTTAAACTATTTGAAGCAAGGCTACTTTTAGAAACAGAATTTGCATATTTTGCAGCACAAAGAGCATTTATTCAAGAAATTGAAGAAATTTGTCATTCTTCTGAAAAAATCGCAAAACATATCGAACGTTTTGAAAGTTTTGCAGACGAAGATGTTTATTTCCACTTTTTAATCGCAAAAGCAGCACACAGTGACTTCCTTTTTGACATGTTTAGATCACTAGAACCTCAACTACTAGAATCTCGTAAATATACAAATCTAATTCCAGGTGCAATTGAAAAAGCAGCACAATACCACTTAATGATTGCGCAAGCTATACGTGATCGCGACCCAGATCGTGCAAAATTACTCATGAAATCACATCTAAATGATACAATTTCCGATATTAACTTTGGCGGAAAATCATCTGTCTAA
- a CDS encoding U32 family peptidase: protein MKESKDFLASLGFASGDLYDLPTSTKRFPDGAQYRVEIPSVEGPRALEATLEEIERLKLTVHRVSQGSGIMLLTDDEIKEMCEMSAQKQMELSLFVGPRGTWDISAQPLTSAGKVVALRHEGADQLVYAMEDLKRGAELGLRGALVADEGLLILTKEMKKQGILPQNFVVKVSVQMMASNPVSIKLMQDLGADTYNVPTALTLPKLAAIRQAIDIPIDLYVEVPDNFGGFIRHYEIPEFIRVLAPVYIKFGLRNHPDVYPSGTHLDSTNIALCKERVRRAQLGMQIIERYCPDAIMSKSGAEGLGIPAISENATFRG from the coding sequence ATGAAGGAGTCAAAAGACTTTCTTGCATCATTAGGTTTTGCATCCGGTGATTTATACGATTTGCCAACATCAACAAAGCGTTTTCCTGATGGTGCACAATATCGAGTAGAAATTCCTAGTGTGGAGGGACCAAGAGCACTTGAGGCAACTCTTGAGGAAATTGAACGCTTAAAATTAACAGTACATCGCGTGTCACAAGGAAGTGGCATCATGCTCTTAACAGATGATGAAATTAAAGAGATGTGTGAGATGAGTGCACAGAAACAAATGGAATTAAGTTTGTTTGTTGGACCACGAGGCACTTGGGATATTAGTGCACAACCATTAACAAGTGCAGGGAAGGTTGTGGCCCTACGTCATGAAGGTGCTGATCAGCTCGTATATGCAATGGAAGATTTAAAACGTGGAGCAGAGTTAGGTTTACGCGGAGCTTTAGTAGCAGATGAGGGATTATTGATATTAACAAAGGAAATGAAAAAGCAAGGTATCCTTCCGCAAAACTTTGTTGTGAAAGTATCCGTACAAATGATGGCCTCAAATCCTGTTTCGATTAAATTAATGCAGGATTTAGGAGCTGATACATATAACGTGCCTACTGCTCTTACTCTTCCAAAATTAGCGGCAATCAGACAAGCAATTGATATACCAATTGATCTTTATGTTGAAGTTCCAGATAATTTTGGCGGATTTATTCGTCATTATGAAATTCCAGAATTTATCCGAGTCTTAGCACCTGTTTATATAAAATTTGGATTACGAAATCATCCTGATGTGTATCCATCAGGAACACATCTCGATTCAACAAATATTGCTTTATGTAAAGAAAGAGTACGTAGAGCACAACTAGGAATGCAAATCATTGAGCGCTATTGCCCAGATGCGATCATGTCCAAATCAGGTGCAGAAGGACTAGGA